In Platichthys flesus chromosome 6, fPlaFle2.1, whole genome shotgun sequence, the genomic stretch AAACAGGAATTCAGACAGAGTAACTTTGTTCTTAATACCAAATCTGACTGAAGCTTGATTGTCTTATTCGTCCATGAGACATGGCCGTTCTTCTCActtcaaattgttttattatcCTTTTGTTTGTGCACTGCAGAGCCTATGAGGTTATCCGGCTGAAGGGCTACACTTCCTGGGCCATCGGCATGTCTGTGGCTGACCTGGTGGAAAGCATCTTGAAGAACATGCACAAAGTTCACCCCGTGTCCACACTGGCCCAGGTGAGGTGCCGGGCAGCAAGTCGGACGAATCCCAGATCATTGTATTCCCGCTGTTGACTCATTTACCAAACAGTGTGCAGATGAGTAACGGGTtggtcctcctcttcctcttcttcctctgctagGGAATGCACGGAGTGAAGGATGAGGTCTTCCTCAGCATCCCCTGTGTCCTGGGCAACAGCGGCCTGACAGACGTCATCCACATGACACTGAAggccgaggaggagaagcagctggtGAAGAGCGCTGAGACCCTGTGGGGTGTACAGAAGGAGCTCACCCTCTGAAGAGGAAGGCTCTGAATTCTCAGCTCCACCCGCAAGCCAAACCAAGCTCTGAGTGGTTGATCTCCACCTGTGTCCCGCACGGCAATGGACGAATGAGACTTTTGAGTATCTATAAAAATGTCCACGTGTTTGTAGCTAAACCAATGGAAACTAGATTTTAGTTGACATGGGTATCATTATCTGTTGCTGCCTTCCTTCCTCCATCACTAAATATTCAGAGCGGATCTCATACCTTTTAGCCTTCGACCTCAGTCAGTGATGAAGTGAGGGGGCATTTACATATTGTCCTCACTATACATCAATTGTAAGGCCTTTGCATATTGAGTGTAGTGTATAATtctatgtactgtatgtttacGTGTACTGTTGCTGTTACTTCTGTGCACTCCTCGTTCGTATTCTGTGGCCGTTactggttgtttttatttccacttgGGAATCTCTGTTAAATTTTTAATTTGGAAAACAATGGAGATATTCCATTCTCTATGACTTAGGCTTCCTAGAGAGTCGATTTCAATCATTGGACTCCTTTGATACCAAAGTCACTTGAGACCAGCGAAGCGTAGCAGTTTACTGGTTGGCACCGAAGCCtttgaaatcaaaataaatcaaaaaaacacacaagtgcactgacagagaaatatatatatttaaaaggcAAGCTGTTACAAATGAAGGCCACACTGGAGAGACTTAGAGGGGGTGCCAACAAGGTAAACTGTCATAATGTAACAGAGACCCAATGGGAAAGATTCAGCTGGAATCCTGGTTATGAATCATAACGGAAGGTTAGAATCCTGAAGGTGTTGTACGTGTGCGCACCCTAAATACCCTCAAAGggtgtctgtatttatttgaatcCTGTGTTTTGGGAAATAAAGAACATTGAGAACTATACTATTATTTATGACGTAAAAATACAGATGAGATCTATTTATGTATTGATGTTTAAACATTGGATAGGGTTGATCGATCCCTCACAGACTCTTCCTGTCAGGGCAGCTGAATGTTGATTCTCATTTGCCCCGTAACATCAAAtaaatctgccaggatgacGATATTGACGTGTGCTTTGTCCTTTGCTGTGTTTGTCGTGCAGTCCAGCGAAAGGCAGCTCATGTTTACATGGCTGCTGAATCAGCTGCTCTCTGTGCAAATCTATGGGTCAATACATGCAGCGGATTAGAAGCTTCTGTGCTGGAGAAATCTGGTCACTGCTGCAACAACTATTCATTAATGCTTCTCTTGGTTGTTTGTCCAACAAGTGTGCATGACAGAGATATAACTATAAGAGATATGACTGTGATCAATAAGCCATCAAACAGTTATGAACTAGAAGTTGATTAAGTAGAGTGCATACtcccaccaaggcccaacagctaTACCAAATTCTCACACTCACAGATTAGTCCTCTAAATAAGGATTTTCATCCAGATCCTTAAATCAATCCCTGAGAAGATGgtgaattatgaaaaaaaaaaaacagttgcaaTCTggcaatgtaaaagaaaataaaaaacaatttctggatctgcccctttgtccagatccaggCTAAAATGAAATGGTTTTTCTTTGGCTTGTCTCCATTGAAGTTTCATTAAAACCTGTTTGGTATTTTTTCCACGATCCTGCTGGAAAACAAACTCAATGACTAAAAGGGGCAAAATAACCTCCTTTGCTTAAAGTAAAAAAGTTATACTGGAATAATGATCTCAGAGAGATGAAACTTGAAATcagatttactttatttttactgATTTACATAAATCTACAGATATAAAAGAACAGGTGGTTGAtttggaaacaaagaaaaaaaaaacaacagcagataTTCTATCATACAATTCAAAGTGCATTTAGTAAAAGGCTAATTTAAATGAGACCTGTTTGCAAACTTTACATAAGTTAACTTTTTTTGATTAGTACAtagtcctttttttatttgttttaccctCCAACGTTCTGGCATattcacaactttttttttctgaaaatctAAACTTCTCATCAGGACTGAGAATAAGTGGACAGTACAAGGGAAatagaaaagttaaaaaaaaaagatttccttTTAGAGTTAAGTTTGTCAAGACAGCCACCTGCATTAGTTAGAGACAGTGTACAGAGTGAGACGACCACTGTACGAGACTGACTGGTTAATGCAGTCAGAGGGTAGACCTGAGCAGCTGACATGCGATCAAACAGCCTCACTCACACCATCACGGAGACAAAACACAGATCAGGGGAAAGATAAAGTGTAGTGTGGGTAAGTGGATGGGTTGCTCACAAGAATTCAGCTCATTGATAGACCCAAGGAACACAGAAACAAAGTTCAGGGCCACGTTGATCATCACGTCTACTTGAGAGGAGATTAATTTGACTCCATGGCTACTGAACATGACCCAGACCCCAGGCAGAACTAAATCCTGAGGCTGAACCCCCGTCCTTCATGAAAGGTTGCCCTGGGTATTTATATCACAGCCTAACCTTTTTCATTATGAGGGGTGTGGGACAGCGGACACATGGGGCTCTCTACAAAGCCCCTCGCCGCTAGCCCCTGACAATTTGTGCTTACTAGCCAAACTACTTTGTCTGACAAAGAGCAAAAACCTGTGGACCAGGGTGTAATGCAGCATAAACATGTCGACACAATAACGCACAACCCAGCTTcaccacaaacactcacacacatcatacacagAATAAGCTCGCACCTCATTTTTACCTGTATGGCGAAAGTTTTTTGTGTCAACGACAGTCAATCATTTGTCTTGTCTGGTTCATGACTGCTGATGCATAATGATCCCAAAGAAGTATTTGGTCAgatcaaaatataaatgatgTACAACTGTGGCCATACAGTTTGAAATTTCACTGTTTGACACACAACAGTCCAATTGTTGTTAAGCGTTGCTGTTCTGGTTTCTTTCAGATTTCATAGTGAATTTCTATAAAAAAAGGATCAgcgatttaaaataaaagaagacgTTAAAGgagggaataaaacaaaaagggatAGAAGGGAAAGGACGAGAGATTGACGATATGAACGCTTCCAGGTAATGTGTGGGAATCAGTAGAGGTCGCTGAGTCCAGCAGTTTTGCGGGCTTTCTGCATGAGGGCACGAAGTTGGAACTGCTTCCTGGACAGGAGGCGTACGTGCTGTAACAGAAGAGAATAGGGGGGGAATGTAAATCTCAGGATAAAAACGTGCTAAcacttgtttctctttttcatatttctgacACGGGTGGTCACCTTTAAGAAAACTTCCAGGTCGATGACGCCCCTGCGGAGAGCCTCTCCCAGATAGAAGATAGTATCTTCGATTGCGTTCTCCTCAGCGTACAGGTTCAGAATCTGTTTGTAAAGAGGAGCCGTTGGCACAATGACGTCATCAATGTCATTGTTCTCTGTCTggttctccatcttctccaagGCCTCGCTCAGCTCCTCGTCCTTTCTCTTCAGCAGCTCAATGTTTCTGTCAACCTCCGTCTACAAACAAAATTACAACCATAAAACCAATGGTCAATTTTGGTATTATGGAAAAGATGTTGATAGTGGacatataaaatacatatataactCTCACCACTTCCTGATCCAGTCTTGAGACCATCTCCTCCAGTTTCTGATGTCCTTTCTTCAGGTCTTCCTCTGTTCGCTTCAGGGCGTCCAGTTCAGCCTGAGCtctgtccatctcctccttcatcctccagcGAAGTTTGTCACTTACTGCTGAAATCAGAGATGCGCGGATGGTGTCCTCTCCAATGGTGCCATCCCGGCTTGGACCTTAAGATGAAGAGGTTAAGAAGCAATGAGACGCAGTGATTGAACAGTTGTTTATcgtccaaaatgtcctcacaaacCACTGGGCAGACGTAAGACAGGATGAGTGTCAGACTTTTCTTAAAACTGTAATTGACAGTAGATGCTCATGTTAAATGGACTGCATCTATATAGCACTTttatagtcttgatgaccactcgaAGAGCTTTACCTTATTTGCCCAATCACACATATATGTACAGTATTTCTATTTGCAGAGCTTTTCCGTTCAGATGGAACAGCTCTCAGGGACAATTGCACAATGACACTTTGGCAAGCGGAATCAAAGAGACGGGAATCAAACTACTTACTGGTTATGTGAcaacccactctacctcctgagccaatGTTCATTTATAAAGCTCATTACTTGGGTAATATCTACGGTATCAAGTATCATTTGAGTTCCCCTTCAGGTTGCGAAAACAGATGCACAAAGCTTGTGACACATCTGAATAATTCTGAATaagtgaaaaaaaggaaactcCCGAAACTGGTGTAATCCAACAGAATGTCTGCAATAAATTGTACTTTTCTTAACTTTAAGGCTGTAGTTTAACAGTATTTTACCTGATTACCTAATATATTAAAAGGCATTcaacatttattaatgttttttagtGAAGCTTGATATTAAAGGTGCAATATTTTGTACTCTACATATTTACTGTAGATATAGGTTTTATAAAAGCCCATCGCAAAGTACATCTTCAAAGCTGCCATTTACCAGGTTGTGTAAGTGTAAAAGCACTGATGGATGTCTGCAGGGTCACGATCACTTCACGAGCAGTCTGGACACAGCACTACAAATGTCAGAGTTGATCTGCCTTGAGATCAGGGCGGTGGTCACTCAAACGCATTTCACAAAATGTAGGAGGGAGTTTAACTCCTCCTGCACGCTGGTCCCTAACCAGCATTTCAATGGTTCAAACTGGTGTTGGGGAGCAGCAGATGGGTTCCCTTATCAGAGGTCTGTCATTGTGATGCAGTTACTGTTCCAACTCTAAATATAGCACTGTGCTCTACTAAGGTTTAGAGTGTGGGGAGCAGGAGGGGGCTGTTCCATTTCCTTTCGGGTTCATCCTACCCTTTGGCCTTTAATGTGCCCCACTCTAGTTACAGGGATGACCTTTCAGTGGCAGCTCATCATAATCAGAAGGTGAGAGAGTCGGAGTCAGAAGGTCAAGTTTCTTGATTTCTAGTTGACTAAAGACCACGGAAAATGGTAAAGATATAATTTTGTCTGGTGTGAATTGAACCTTTGGTTTAATATAAACCATTGTAATACAATTTCACAATAACCCAGACACTGCTGTAAAATGAAATACTATCTACTAGTTTCTGAGTGGACAGATTCCTTAAATTGTTTCAATCCAGTGCAGATTCAGACCTTCAAATGCACCCTTGATATAAGGAAGAAATAAAGTTCCCCTGATCCTAAATGTAACACATACCAACTGTGGAGACTGGGGTCTGGGTGGGATAGTGTGCAGGGCCGCCAGTGGCTGGGTATGAGTTGCCCACTGGGAACTGGTATCCTGGATAGCCTCTGCAAATAGATACATGATCAACAGATAGCAGACGCTTTACATTATTTAGTTTCAAAAGGGTTTGAATTGAAGTTTAACTTTATGATGCAATTGGCCTGGCTGTACAGTTTCCCAGTAACAGATATGCATGCAGGTGCAATGTTACAGCAGAAACCAAACAGACAAGCCAGGACAGGTTTCTTTTAGAGAAATAGAGCATAGATGTGTTATCTGGATTGAGAGAAGTTAGAGAAGTGCTTGGCAAACATCTTACCCCGGGGTAGCGTTCGGACCGTATGGTGACGCTGCGGGCATACCAGGCATGTAGGCGGCTGAGATAGAGAGTGATATGGAAACAATCAGGTCCCTTGACATACCGAACATAAAGGACACTCACCCTAACAGACACATGAACTGTCAGATGTTTTAAGGATGAGCTAAGAGCGCCATCTGGTGTATAGAAGATTAAGTGTACATATTGAACCAGGGTTTTTAGGATGTAAATTCTCTGACGAGCACCATATGACTTTGTAGAAAAGGGGTCTGTGGATTACCCTGAAAACTTTTTTCTGTttacaattacaaaaaaaaaacaagtcactCACGGTTTGGGGGTCCAGCTGCCTGGAAAGATTGGTAAGGGGCTTGTGTAGTGGGGCGAGAGAACACAGGAGGCTCCTCTCCAAACACCACAATCATCACCTGAATGAGACCATACAGGTCTGACTGGGGCTGTAGGAGAAACAGTGATGGTTAAGTTTTCCTCACCAGTACAAAAAAAGCACTCATGTCGTAGGATCAACAGGAAAGTCACAGCTAACATTTTTATCTGGAGCTCAGTTACATTCATGGTCCTAGTCACTGCCCCATTTTAAAATCAGAGGTATGACTTACTTCTATACTTTACAGTAGTCTATGTTAGAGCCTACATCCATGGATTTCCAAAAGCCACTGCCACAATGAAACGAAATGTATCTATGCCTTTTTCCCCACATATTAGCATTGCCTGAATAAACTATATTTTGATATGATGATTAACGACCTCGCACTCACATGCTTCCACTCATGTAGATAAGGCAGGTAGATCTTGCCATTGGCATCGATGTGCTTGCCAGTCTTGATCATCATCGCGTTGGTGggtttgacaaaacaaatgggAGGGTTGTAGGGGTATGTGTCAAGcatccacagacacactggGATGTTGTAGACATTGCCTAAAAGAAGCAAACTCACAAAGTAAATATTGACCCTGTCAAATCTCAACATTCTCTTCTTTCCCCCCTGAATGTTCATCcaagtgtttttctattttaagcCATCCTTTTGCTGTCGGTTTACCAATGCAAATGGAAATTAGTCATGTATTATTACACAGCAAATATGATATGGTGCATGtgaatttaatacatttcacagtGCAGCAGATCTCCTGCAACTTGTCTCAATATCAGACAGGGTAGCAATGCAATCAAACACAACCAAGAAATTAAGAACAACTGGATTCAATTTAAAGTGGAGCCAAACCAGTTCATCCCATATGAGACTTTCAGGCATTATAATATGCATTATTTCATACGTTTTATACAAAATTTATTAGTATTTTCAAGTTCTATATGTTTGATTGTAGTCGTGCTATCTTTTGCAAATTTCAAACAAACTTTGGCAAAAATACCAAGCCTcaattgtatttctttgtcgTAAGGGTTTGATCACAACCTCAGCATAACACATaacaagaaaatacacaaaaatacaaaaaactatCAAAGTCAGGGGTAGTTATTGCTCTGTATTTGTTAAGTGTAAAGTACGCCAAGTACTTTCGGTTTACGTAAAGTAAAGTGTAAGTGTATTGGTGAGAAGCTCACCAATACATGTTTCAGTAAAAAGACGCATACTATGTCCTAAGTGGAATCAAAAAACTTAATGAAGAACTGACTTTTATTGCAGATACATATGCTTCtacatgtttatgtgttttggtTTGGTCGACCTCACTTGTCCAATGCTTAAAGTATTTGGGCCAACGATTGAGAAGTTTTACAAAGAAACTAAATTTACTGATGGGACGATGTGCAACGAAATTTTTaagagaaactgtttttgaagaAAAGAAGAGTAACACTCTTTACCTCTGTAGCTCACTGGGACGGTGCCTGTCAAGCTCATCAGGTCTCTTGTGGAGCCGTCgttaaacactgaaacacaagaaCATCCCATGTCAACAACAAATTGAGCATCATACAATCATATAAGATGCACCCAGTATCATTTCATTTACCATAAGCATCCATAACTGGCTTCAGGTCCTTGTACTGGGAGATGACGTTGGTTATCTCACGAACAGTCAGATCCCTGTATTTGTATTGCTGGGCAATGAAAACAcggacagagaaaaaaacaggtaTGTCAGTACAAATTAAAGTAGAGACACAGATGCTGAAAAGCACAGAAACTTTAATATGGAcgaaacaaatatttaaacttcAGACAAGTACACTTATCAAAGTGGAATTGTATTCATTAA encodes the following:
- the tsg101a gene encoding tumor susceptibility 101a, with the translated sequence MAVVNDAALKKMLKQYKYRDLTVREITNVISQYKDLKPVMDAYVFNDGSTRDLMSLTGTVPVSYRGNVYNIPVCLWMLDTYPYNPPICFVKPTNAMMIKTGKHIDANGKIYLPYLHEWKHPQSDLYGLIQVMIVVFGEEPPVFSRPTTQAPYQSFQAAGPPNPAYMPGMPAASPYGPNATPGGYPGYQFPVGNSYPATGGPAHYPTQTPVSTVGPSRDGTIGEDTIRASLISAVSDKLRWRMKEEMDRAQAELDALKRTEEDLKKGHQKLEEMVSRLDQEVTEVDRNIELLKRKDEELSEALEKMENQTENNDIDDVIVPTAPLYKQILNLYAEENAIEDTIFYLGEALRRGVIDLEVFLKHVRLLSRKQFQLRALMQKARKTAGLSDLY